In Dermacentor variabilis isolate Ectoservices chromosome 1, ASM5094787v1, whole genome shotgun sequence, the genomic stretch ATCACTAAATTAGGAGCTAGTCCAACAGCAAAAGCTATCTGTAGTAAAATGCTACAAACTGGACACAGTAACTACTATCCGTGAAACAGCAGGTTCACTCTGGTGTGTACCCAAGACAACGTGCTCATGTGACCGTCCTTTACAGGACAGCACAGACACAAATCACACAAAATACCAATGCTTGTGGCTCTCTCATAGCATTCGCCAAAGAaagaatgatgggaagtgcaaTGCTACAGATAAATCAATGCCTTGCCATTATATGAAAAGCGGTTCTAATCCTAACAGCATCACTACACAAAtccagctttcttcttttttttttttgagcagagaCTGCAATACTGCTTGGCAATGTCAAACGAACCAGTCCTTACTTTAAGCAACCActccagcatcaaaacttcacTGCTTCTACCAGGTACTGTGGCCTGAGCAGCAAGGCAAGCTGGGCATTTAACACCCAGCTTGCCTCTATGTGCACATTTTTCCACATCCCATACAGCCATGATTCAGAATGCATTCATGGGCCACACCTTAGTTCATCCAAACTAATATCTTGAATAGACATTTTGTAGACCTGCATATTAGCAGGAAGAAACAgtgtttgctttcttgaaaagaATTTCATAGATCAGCAGGTTCCCACTCTGGATATCTGTGCTGTGTCCAAATTTGACTATGTTGCCACAGGTGAAACCCAGGTATTTCTCAATTCTGAACAGTGaaatttttcttctctctgtgCATGTACATGTGCGTGCTCAGACTTGTTGCCCATCATATTTGTATAATTACGTTGCGAATattgagtttcttttttctttttttttttttgagaaatcagGATTTGATTAGAACAAGTTTGTGATGACTTTGAAAAATGCCTGCACACTAAGCTTTGCAGtaatgcacaattttttttttttacttctatcaCTCAGTGTTAATGTGTGCCTTTTTAACTTGCACAAGGTCGAAGGCCACTGTTCGTCAATATGCATTAAAGTACAGAAAATAATGGTCACTGAGGTTTACATTTCTGCATATTTATGACTTGAAGACCTAAAGAGTTTAGTAATAGTGCCGGACATCTACATTTAACCCGTGTGAAAGCAGAATCTGGAAAAGTGTTACACCACTGTTACATGGGCAATGCTTATCAGGTTGACTTTCATTTAAATGCTGCTAAGAAACACTGCTAAGAAGTTTAACTCAGCTCATTGAGATATTGATCCTGGTTGATTTCCTGCGAGCATTTCCTTCTAGCAGATGCTGCTAGATGCATTGGAAACTGAAAGCTTAGTTGAAAAACATGCCTTTGATATGTAAAACTAGTGCAGAAGGTAACTTTATCAGAAAaatgctatttatttattcatctttAAATTTCATGTGTGTAGCAAATGAAAGCACAGATTTGCAAATTTAGGTAACATATTAAGCGAAAACCTTATTGTGATTCAATAATgtgcttattatttttttgaGGGTCATTGTGATGACTCTTCATATATTACATGTGCCAACTAAGTTTGAGTATGTCAACACCAGTCTTCAATCATGATTGATGAAGCATAGTTGCACTGAGCAGAGGTGAAGTTAGGCATGCATGGAGATGACTATGGAGCAGTGCTCAATTGTGATTTttattttaattatggggttttacgtgccaaaaccactttctgattatgaggcttgccgtagtggaggactccggaagttttgaccacctggggttctttgacgtgcacctaaatctaagtacacaggtgttttcgcatttcgtccccatcgaaatgcggcgcaggatttgatcccgcaaccttgtgctcagcagcacaacaccatagccactgagcaaccacggcaggtcaatTGTGATTTAAGCACActcaaaagtgcatgtgcgacaGGGGTATTAAACAGCAGAAAATATACGATAACCAAAGGAAAGCTGAAGGTGCTGCTTACCAGGATTAAAAAGGACCACAGCACGCAGGCAGCCAAGCTCGGTGCGATCCATTTTCATCTCGCGCATCTTGGCCACCAATTCAGTGAGTACCCGGTCGAAGATGGCTCCAACGCCAGCGCTGTGAGCACTATGCCGCTGCACCACGAGGCCTGTTGCCAGCACAATGCCATCACGCACATCTATGGACCGGTGCGAAAAGGCGGCAATGAGCAGCTCATTCCAGCCGGCCTTAAGCAGCACCATGCGGTCCTCGAGGGGAAGCTCTTCAAAATGTGGAATGTGCTTGGCCCACTGGACCAACTGATGCAGCTGCCGGTCAGCCGCTTGGCAAATGCTGCTCACGGGGTCCTGCTGTTGGACACTCTCCGACAGGGTGCCAGTGTGTGGCTCAACTCGCAACTCAGCTTCCAGTATGCGTTCCAGGGGCATCTCGGGGGGCACTCCACCGCTCGTGCTCTCCACTTCACTGTCAGCACGATCCTTTGTGCGCTGCCGTTCCTCTTGCACTGCCTCCCGCTTCATGCCACAAGAGAGGCACTTCTGATAGCGACAGTACTGACACCGGTTACGCTGCCGTTTGTCTATGACACAATTCCGCTCCTCTCGGCAGGCATATGTCAAGTCTTTCCGCACCGTGCGCTTGAAAAAGCCCTTACATCCTTCACAGCTGCACACAGAACAATGCCACATAAGTCAACTAAAAAATTAAAGTACCGgatttcacatgccaaaaccatgatttgattatcaggcatgcaatagtgagggactccagattagtcttaaccacctggggctctttaacgtgcacccaatgcacggtacatgggcatttttgcatttcaccccccattgaaatgtggccatcATGCACATAACACAATTACAAGCACCACTAGCTTAAACGGGCAATTGAAAAATGGTGACCATACAGAAAAAACAGCAaggctcacgaaaaaaaaaaatgaaaaaagaaatgtgtgccGACCATCAATGTACCACCAATAAATTTTACACAGCACTACATTTTCAATGTCAAGTAACTAAAGAGCAATACTTGCACTAATTTTTGCCATTGTGTAAACAGTAAACAGAaacatcaagaaaaataaaaactaatAAGATGTGTCTAATAACTATTATAATAAGCAAAAAAACTAACAATTTGCCAATGCAAGTTAgcacatgaatatatatatatatatgagatttATTGGGCTCAAGCTCTTTTTCTTTGCATAACAAAGTATTCAGATCCATTAACTCCAGTGTCCTGCCTGGTTAAACCTTTGGCAACTTTGTGCTAGAACCTCATCTCTCACACTGAATATTATTTATCCTGTGGCTgaacagtgcaaaaaaaattcGCACATGTTAAGCAccttgctttgttctttttttcatgtatgTGTTTTCATGCATTGTTTAGTCACAATGAACTCATTGTGATTAGCTCAACTTTCAGTGCTTCTACAATATTTATCTCCCAAAGCTGTGACACTGCAATTGAATGTTCACtcaacaaaaatttttcaaatgtaGAAGGATATGTGTACCTTTCTAATTGGGAGAATAAATAACAGGAACAAATAAACACAGCAATATTTAAGATAAAGCATCACACATCATAAAAACAATATGTGACTAGGTCTACAATTTGCCACATGTCGTCTACTTCCTTACGCGCAATAAGAGTTTTGCGAAATGCCACCTGTATGAGCGTTTCAATAAACTGTAATACACCAATGGTTACAATGTAGGCTACTGAAGCTGCAAATAGCATTTTAAGTACCATGTTTCTCACACAATCTAACTCTGACTTGTCGTTTGTTTCAAAGTCACAAGGATTCAAAAGTAGGGACACCATTATCGTGAAGCACCTATTTACATCGTAGTTCAGACTGAACAAATTCTAAAACATAACCAAGTAGTGCAAGCGAATCATGCTGTGGTCACTAACCATTTTGCTGCATACATTTAGCTTGCAATGTTTTGCTACTCTTCTTCCCTGTTGATTCATCCTTTGAAATGGTCATGGTCGGTCATGGGGGCCACTTTTAATTGTACTGGCAGCATGCCTCGAATGCAACGAATACTAATACTAATGGTATGTTTGGTGCAAGGTAAGCATAATATGGTATGAATTTCTTTTGCACAGGCTGCCTCTTACCTAGAGTTTCTAGTCCAGCATGCTGAAAGAGACACTTTTAGCTGGCAGCCAAGTGGAAACTGAAAGCACACACGGACTACTTGTGTACGCACACGGTCTAAAGCTTGTAGCCAATATAACGCGAATGCACATGAAATCACTCGCCTGTACACGCCATAGTGCTTTCCCGAAGCCCGATCTCCGCAAATGGAGCAGAGGTGCTTGGAGCCGCTCAGCGGGTGGTTAGGAGGATAGCGCATggcttgttgctgctgttgcggAGTGGCCGGAGGTCCGTTGTTCAGCTGACGACCGTCCAACGGTGATCGACTGGCCGAAGGTGCGCCGTAGCCGCTCAGCAGGAATGACGGCTGCGGCGGAAGGCTGCTTGAGACCCCGTTGGAAGCCCCGCCGTTCAAGCCCGGCGCTGCGCGGATGCCCGGGGGAGAAATATCAGGAGGCTGCAGCGGTCGCGTCGGCCACGAGGCCGCAGGCCCCGCAGAGCCGTACAACAGAGCAGTTACAGAAAGCTTGGGCCGCTCCTTCTTGTACATGCTGCCGACGGCAACAGGTGCGCACACGAGAACCGGCTGCCGCGCTCCGCACCACTACCTGATCGTATACTAAACGGCCGCTGGGGAGGCGCCACGAAGCGGCCTTGGCCGCGAGCACGCGTCGGTAACGCTCGAGTTCGACCTTGAGACCCGGGTGCACTAGATCACAACCGCGAGTCAACCACAAATGTTCTGTGATCACTAGTAGCGGATGAGTGGCACCCTGCCCCAGGCACCGGGGAAGCGCAGTGACGCACCTCGGGACCAGTCGGTTGTCCTTGAGTTGGCGACCGTGTACAGGTAGTACAGCCGACCCTCGCTGCGCAGCTGTCCGGACTCTCTCCCTCGTGGGAGGAACGCCAAAGGTGACGAACGCAACGGCGCCCTGGGAGCGAGCACCGCGCGTCTTTGACTCCTCGACCGTGAATACGCGCGGCTGCAACCGCGCTACAGAGCGACGCAGGCTGGTTGAGTATAGCGCCACGAACAGGCGCCCGCATATTCTCACTGCGCACGCGATCGCAAGATCGTGTTGCAAAAACTTCGTTTGGCGGAGGGCGTGCGGCAGCACTACTGTACCCCAGCAGAAAGGAATGAAAGAGTATCCATGCAAGTGACTGGAGTTTGTATGAGCGAGTCCGCGTTAGCACTTACTGCTTGACGTGAATGTGCGTGCGCGAACTCGCAGCTCCTGAATTTCACGACAGCAAGCTTAAATGCTCTATGTATGTACACATCATCGCCGCAAAATTCATCAGCGGTAAGTGATGTTATAAGTTACTCTAACCACTTTTGATAAACATAGACGGCCGCCCTTGAAGGACATCAGCCCAACACTGGGTCAGTGAACCTAATAACAACAGGAAAAAGCGCGTCTGCTGCAAGCGCTTTATGTGAGCGGCGTGCCCGATCTCACCTCGTTCCTGGGTGGCCATGGGCTCGGGTCAAGCTCAATCCGTAAACATATTCGTTTTGAATATCCTGATCAAAGTCACCGTCATTTAGTTGCAGTGACCAGCCGACAGCATCAAAGCGGAATTCTGGGTCGTTGTGGCGCCATCTGGGGAGTGTGTAGCGAGATAGTGGATAGATGGATAGTGTACCAGCATGAGCCTTCTATTCGCGTAGGTGCGGCCGCGGCATGCCGCCTACGTCGGGAGCGTGTGTCCGTTGCTCAGTTGCTGTTCTTTATTGTCTTTATTCTACGGTTGTGGCATGTTTTGTGTTCGGAGGCGTCTTTGTGTTAGGTCCTCGTGTTGTCCTAGTAAGCGTTTCAGTTTTGGCTGCTGTTGTGTTTGTGAGGCCCGCTTGGAAACGACTTGCAAATGTGATACTGAACTGCGGCGATGTCAAGGCGATGCTGATGACAGCTTTCAGCGAGTGCGTAACGCCCATGGTTCGACGTGCTAGGTTTGTGCGTGCTTTACAGTCGCCGAAAGTAAAATGGTTAGTCATTGCTTCAGCGATAGTATTGTTCATCGAAACTACAGGACTGTACACAATGTGTTGGGAAACGCCCTACGCACAATTCACCTACCCACTAGAGGTGGATGCACGCGAACTCCTACGTGCACTCGAGGATGGCCGCGCGCCTACTGTGCGCCCTATCAACTCTTGCGAGCGCTACCGCTTCAAAATTCGCAACGACCGCAAGTGCGCGGAAGTGAACGGCACTGTGCGCCTACTCTTGCTTGTGAAGTCCGCTTTGCAACACAGATCTCGGCGGGATGCCATCCGTCGGAGCTGGGGCTTCGAGTCCCGATTTTCAGACGTCGTCATACGGCGTGTTTTCATGCTTGGTGCTGGCAAGCCGGAGACGCAAGACGAAGTTGACGCTGAGTATGCCCGTCATAAAGACCTCGTTCAGGCAGATTTCATTGACGCTTATTACAACAATACTATCAAAACGATGTTGGGGTTCCGGTGGGCATTCCAGCACTGTCGGAAAGCTGAATTCGTGTTGTGTGTAGACGATGACTACTACGTTTCTGTGAAGAATCTTCTCAAATTTATTAGAAATCCGTGGGGCCTGTCAGCGGTGGAATCCGAGGAGGAGAACACACCCACAACATTTATTGGAGATGGTCGTCTTTGGGCGGGCTTTGTGTTCGCCCGATCGCGCCCGATGCGGCATCGTTGGAGCAAGTGGTATCTATCGTTGGATGAGTACCCCTTTTCGAGATTTCCACCTTATGTGACAGCAGGCGCATTTGTACTATCCCAGCCGGCACTGGTGGATTTGTACCAAGTGTCTCAGTATACGCGCCCTTTTCGTTTTGACGACATATTTCTTGGGATCGTGGCACGAAAAGCTGGTCTGCAGCCTTTGCATAGCGACGCATTCCGCTTCTGGGGCCGGCCCGAGTCCCCGCAAGACTTTGAAGGATTGGTGGCTGCTCATGGCTTCAGCGATCCTGAACTATTAGTGCGTGTCTGGGAGCAGCAAAAGAGCCGTGGTCAGGCTTGATTATTTGTGTAGATATTTAGGTTTTCAACGGGATTCTGTTCTTTAGTTCTGGACTGCGTTTAACTGTGACAATAAATTCTTGTTAGCTGTTTTGTTTACTGTTTCGTGTCCACTATATCCACCCAGCAGGTGTCTGCATCATGTCTAGAAGCAGCACTGAAGGCATATCATGGATATCTGGCATGTATGGCCTGCCACAAAAGTTTACTGACCACAGGAACCCAGGAAACGAATTTCCAAGCAGCTTGTAACAGTAGTGAGTAAAGCCatacatcacaatgttgtttgcatatactagtagaggctggaAATGCAAATTCCAGGCTGCATTGTGAAACTGCAGAGATATCCAAGCTTTTTGTCGGATCCCGTGGCCCATAAACTTTCATAGTCAGCTGTACAATGTCGGAGATGGCCCAAAGTTGCTCGCTCTTGTGGGAAACATTGACTTAAAGCTGACTTGACACCTATCAATACATTATATGGATGTAGCTCCAGCTTTGCTTCGCTTATTAAAGCAAGTAATTTACTGCTACTGTGGCATTTGGCAGAAAGTGAATGTACAGGACCAGATTTTTCGTGACATGCACATGCCATGTAAATGCTAGAATCAAATTTtttcaagaagaaaaaattaCTTGAGAGTTGagccacaagtttttttttttcaatctgtcaCAATTGTTTAGACTCCAATATGTGATACAAATTTAAGTGCTAAACACCTTGGCTTGGCTAAGGCTAAATGTAGACCTGAGGCCATATTTATAGTGACTCATTTTAATTTCCATCCTTTTTGCGTTTTGTCATTGGCTCAGCTGCTGCTATTATGGCCAGGATCAGCCATTTAGTGTGATGCACAATAAGAAAgggaaaataaaatagaaaattacAAGAACACTGGCCCTGTACACATACATGACATCATAAAGCTTGTTACATCTGACACGTTTACATGTGCACATCTTGCTGTGTTTGCCTCGTCACTGATTCATAATGCATTTTGTTGTGTATTTGAGTACGTTCACTTAGTTCCTTTATCTGCACATATGGTATTTGTGCCTTATGAAAACACAATTTCAACAGTATTATATGTTCAACAGTAAAAAAAGTAAACCTGAGTCTCTGACAACACTGAGAAAATAACCTGTGAGAACATGGACAGTAGCACCTGAGATATGCTCGTGCACTCATTCAGGTTGAGCGCCATGAACACGCCAAACATCATTGTGCATTTTTTTAACTGCCTTCAAGGAAGATACATAGCAAACTCATTGTGTGATAGCTGATATGGGTTAGCTTGTTCCCTTTGTTGACATTTAACAGTTGCTGTGTACGTCTGTACGTGAGTTGCATGCATTGATTAAGAAATGTGGAGTACACGACACTCTAGCGACTCTGGAGTGACTAAACATTAGTAATGTATAAGGTGTGCATAATGTATATTGCTCATCAATAGTGGCATTTTATCCAGCAGGTACTATAATACTATGTGTGAAACTTGCAAATTGATACCAGGAAGTGCCAGAATTTTGCACACACTGGCCAGGAAGTGCcagggacttttttttttctttttatccaaAACTGGCTTGgagaaaaaaatgcacagagcACCAATTACTGGTTGTGCGGGAAACTTGAGTCAATGTCCATGGAGCATGTTTTCATCAAATTCTGAGGAGGCCTTTTTCTGAGGCATGCTTCGGTGGGCATTTAAGACATGTCTTGTGCTGCGCACAAGGCCTACTTCCTGGCATTTGAACGCAATCGTTTAAAATGTGGCTGTTTATTCTCCTTGGCATCCACAGCACCTGGGGCAGTCACGTGGCTGTGACGAGCAGGGATTTAGACCTGCAACCTGTGCATGCACACAGTTGAGTGCTGTGTATACAATGACATTTTAGGTATGATGGACGAACTTGGGGAAGTTTTGCACAGTAGAGCTATAGCAATAATTTAAAAAggcctgtttctttttgttctttcacaGTTTCCAGTAATAAAGAGAAAAATCAGTTTCATTACctcgcctagagtgtccatataattgtatGCATCCGAGCAGtctttcgagttatgaactcgtgggcaagcgagtgggttgttgcgtactccagggtagtgtaccgtactgctgctgagaagtagcggcgcctgcctatcgaagctcgaccgacattacttattgggtagcgtggagTTGTCGGCGGGCGGCAGGCATCCgatagatcatggcgaccaagcaggggcgagacgatttgctagtgcgaaactggcacggtttattcaaaggtagttgaaagaaaataaggaaagcatgaagtatgaagtctcaagtatgaagtatctcaaagtacatttcggagccccttaaataggctctcaacaagtgtgggcgggatcttgcttccgtcgaaggacacgtgacaggcacggagagaaggcccctcctccggcaataccaagcacgggtaggagaggtcgatcctttCATctacgaatccggggagaaggtcgggtgaatgacctctccggcgtcgtggggtccggccaagagaaggtgagggggatgaggtaagcacacacgatgccacgaccatgagaggagtggaagaggtcgcccgtgggcttcggctcaggggtagggcgaatgacctctccggcgctcgtgggctccggctcaggtggtaGAGTGTATGACCTttccggcgctcgtgggctccggctcaggaggtagggtgaatgaccgctcgccacgtggtgtcagacgccaaccctaacagcatctccggcgggggaggaagatcccgtcgtgtaggggccagcagccgctgtacgagggatcggcgtttcggtatcaggattccccgtagaggtcacgaacccttcgttcgtagcaggtagattccggggagtggtctttcgtcctcgtggcgctcttgacttttctccttggtccggtccggtgaaattggtctttgccagcaggtctcgcaacttttcgtctcctgcgagggcaagcaatcaccccagaacagtgccggacccacaaccacaaagcagcgagcacacggccactctcccccaagacacacccggctcttaacaaaaaaagaaaacccgctacacctttcccatttcctacgcacgtccttccccccttaacactaaaaacagccatttcttgaaagcgttaagacgtggttattaaaatcagttaacaatcggcttcacttcggaaaaacatatgaatgcacgaaaaaatgccacggaaacccggatgagcatgaggctttcgatactctaggggcaacgacttaaaccgtcggcattgccgttaagcttacccttcttgtagcgaatatcgaaggtgtactgttgaagagccaagctccagcgcaaaagacgaccgtttttcgtagacatggactgcagccatgtgaggggacagtggtcagtctctatggtgaatcttgagccagcgatatagcaagctagcttctgtaccgcccaaactacgcaggcgcattccttttctgatgcactgtatgcttcctcacgaactaaaagctttctactggcgtacagtacacggtgttcgttctcgtcatctttcttttgacagagcaccacccccatacctctgtcactggcatcacactgaagaatgaatggcttagagtagtcgggcgcgttcaacactgactgaccgttagtgcgttcttcagcatactaaaagccttttctttcgcgtcatcccactttaccgtttgtggttctgtttttctgagagcatccgttaaaggactcgcaatctcggaataccgcggaatatatcgttggtaataaccagccaagccaaggaatgatctgatgtcccgcttggtgcgtggttgcgggaagttgtctatcgcggtcagtttaacctcggaaggccgacgatggccttgcccttgtttggatcgcaccgatggcgcgagttgttgtggtcgcaccgctggtgcgatcggttgggaactcggcgctgacgcccgtggttgtacctgggtcgcaagccccaagggtagcgttggcctggcggcctggggtacaactg encodes the following:
- the LOC142558302 gene encoding retinoic acid receptor RXR-alpha-B-like isoform X1; its protein translation is MYKKERPKLSVTALLYGSAGPAASWPTRPLQPPDISPPGIRAAPGLNGGASNGVSSSLPPQPSFLLSGYGAPSASRSPLDGRQLNNGPPATPQQQQQAMRYPPNHPLSGSKHLCSICGDRASGKHYGVYSCEGCKGFFKRTVRKDLTYACREERNCVIDKRQRNRCQYCRYQKCLSCGMKREAVQEERQRTKDRADSEVESTSGGVPPEMPLERILEAELRVEPHTGTLSESVQQQDPVSSICQAADRQLHQLVQWAKHIPHFEELPLEDRMVLLKAGWNELLIAAFSHRSIDVRDGIVLATGLVVQRHSAHSAGVGAIFDRVLTELVAKMREMKMDRTELGCLRAVVLFNPEAKGLRSTAQVEALREKVYAALEEHCRQQYPDQPGRFAKLLLRLPALRSIGLKCLEHLFFFKLIGDTPIDNFLLSMLEAPSDP
- the LOC142558302 gene encoding retinoic acid receptor RXR-alpha-A-like isoform X2, producing the protein MYKKERPKLSVTALLYGSAGPAASWPTRPLQPPDISPPGIRAAPGLNGGASNGVSSSLPPQPSFLLSGYGAPSASRSPLDGRQLNNGPPATPQQQQQAMRYPPNHPLSGSKHLCSICGDRASGKHYGVYSCEGCKGFFKRTVRKDLTYACREERNCVIDKRQRNRCQYCRYQKCLSCGMKREAVQEERQRTKDRADSEVESTSGGVPPEMPLERILEAELRVEPHTGTLSESVQQQDPVSSICQAADRQLHQLVQWAKHIPHFEELPLEDRMVLLKAGWNELLIAAFSHRSIDVRDGIVLATGLVVQRHSAHSAGVGAIFDRVLTELVAKMREMKMDRTELGCLRAVVLFNPDNFLWQEKESYEDGASACVLLHQVFQQH
- the brn gene encoding beta-1,3-galactosyltransferase brn, encoding MPPTSGACVRCSVAVLYCLYSTVVACFVFGGVFVLGPRVVLVSVSVLAAVVFVRPAWKRLANVILNCGDVKAMLMTAFSECVTPMVRRARFVRALQSPKVKWLVIASAIVLFIETTGLYTMCWETPYAQFTYPLEVDARELLRALEDGRAPTVRPINSCERYRFKIRNDRKCAEVNGTVRLLLLVKSALQHRSRRDAIRRSWGFESRFSDVVIRRVFMLGAGKPETQDEVDAEYARHKDLVQADFIDAYYNNTIKTMLGFRWAFQHCRKAEFVLCVDDDYYVSVKNLLKFIRNPWGLSAVESEEENTPTTFIGDGRLWAGFVFARSRPMRHRWSKWYLSLDEYPFSRFPPYVTAGAFVLSQPALVDLYQVSQYTRPFRFDDIFLGIVARKAGLQPLHSDAFRFWGRPESPQDFEGLVAAHGFSDPELLVRVWEQQKSRGQA